In Ischnura elegans chromosome 6, ioIscEleg1.1, whole genome shotgun sequence, one genomic interval encodes:
- the LOC124161503 gene encoding protein takeout-like, protein MKSGSVVAFFCLASVVTITSGAVLPLPDFVKPCSRNDPKLNECALKQGPVVIPKLKDGIRKYRIPKLEPLRVDQIKVDQDQSAAVGINLVANDIDIHGVSQAQLKDIDIQVDPPVFKMKFFIPRVELLAKYDISGKVLILPIQGKGDANITMVNLNLDFDFDGEWVKKEDGLKYMKMKNHHIKYDMARNYIKLDNLFNGNKALGDRMNEFMDVNWREVTQELGPPIADALALVIRSIASGIVEQVPLENIFPEKA, encoded by the exons ATGAAGAGCGGATCGGTCGTCGCTTTCTTCTGTCTGGCGTCTGTGGTCACCATCACCTCGGGTGCCGTGCTACCGCTAC ctgATTTCGTCAAACCCTGTTCCCGGAACGACCCAAAATTGAATGAATGTGCCCTGAAGCAAGGACCTGTGGTGATTCCAAAGTTAAAGGATG GCATTCGTAAATACCGCATCCCAAAGTTGGAGCCACTGAGGGTTGACCAGATTAAGGTGGACCAGGATCAATCAGCTGCTGTGGGAATCAACTTGGTCGCCAACGACATCGACATTCACGGAGTATCGCAAGCCCAGCTTAAGGACATTGA CATCCAGGTTGATCCCCCAGTCTTCAAGATGAAATTTTTCATACCGCGAGTGGAGCTGCTGGCCAAATACGACATCAGCGGGAAAGTATTGATCCTCCCGATCCAAGGCAAAGGAGACGCCAACATCACAATGG TAAACCTTAACCTTGACTTCGACTTTGACGGAGAGTGGGTCAAGAAGGAGGATGGCCTTAAATACATGAAGATGAAGAATCACCACATCAAGTACGACATGGCCAGAAACTACATCAAGCTGGATAACTTATTCAATGGAAATAAGGCCCTTG GTGACCGCATGAACGAGTTTATGGACGTTAACTGGCGCGAGGTGACGCAGGAGCTGGGACCGCCAATCGCCGACGCCCTCGCCCTCGTCATCAGGAGCATCGCGTCCGGAATCGTGGAGCAGGTGCCACTGGAAAACATCTTCCCGGAGAAGGCTTAA